In Ignavibacteriales bacterium, a single genomic region encodes these proteins:
- a CDS encoding response regulator transcription factor produces the protein MSHILVVEDEREMLRGLRDNLEFENYHVDAATDGETALKKIIDGSYDLIILDVMLPRLSGLDVCKRARQQGISTPIIMLTARGEEIDKVLGLELGADDYITKPFGVRELMARIKAVIRRAEGVMGAPPERMVVDTLVLDFTSYTATRDNRPLNLSPREYEIMKYLWLHRNKAVSRDELLTQVWGYDDSISTRTVDNFMLKLRQKIEKDPGSPRHIITIHGIGYKLVVH, from the coding sequence ATGTCACACATATTAGTTGTTGAAGATGAACGTGAGATGCTGCGTGGGCTCAGGGATAATCTGGAGTTCGAGAACTATCACGTCGATGCTGCAACCGACGGCGAAACAGCGCTCAAAAAGATTATCGACGGTTCATACGACCTCATAATTCTTGACGTCATGCTCCCGCGGCTTTCAGGTCTGGATGTCTGCAAACGTGCTCGCCAGCAGGGAATTTCCACACCCATCATCATGCTGACGGCCCGGGGCGAAGAGATCGACAAGGTCCTTGGCCTTGAGCTTGGCGCGGACGACTACATCACGAAGCCCTTCGGCGTGCGCGAGCTCATGGCCCGCATAAAAGCCGTCATCCGCAGAGCCGAAGGAGTCATGGGAGCTCCGCCAGAGCGGATGGTCGTTGATACGCTCGTTCTGGATTTTACGTCATATACTGCAACGCGGGACAATCGGCCCCTCAACCTGAGCCCCAGAGAATACGAAATCATGAAGTACCTTTGGCTCCATCGGAACAAAGCTGTGTCGCGCGATGAACTCCTCACACAGGTATGGGGATACGACGACTCCATCAGCACGCGAACGGTCGACAATTTCATGCTCAAGCTCCGCCAGAAGATTGAGAAGGATCCCGGCTCGCCAAGGCACATTATCACCATTCACGGCATAGGCTACAAACTCGTTGTGCACTGA
- a CDS encoding HAMP domain-containing sensor histidine kinase: MFKINRQHNVLRSLAAVLLLLVLLPAVFFTAYEVSSLSQSEKLVERTYRQQLDAALFSVNQYAWDIADGWAREINRILWPGRAPATPPSAADFTSFLSSSSGIRALFLVDSAGRAVTLSASRHEDTTSTVVNKADVLKLIRSEQSRITRLSRLEETGYRKIEGVSVENTRGEQHTGLLFIARAPANVREIVIIILDPELFVRNSLRQKLDETAGTEFILSVVRNSDGQQVYATESLYPGDERQTKELWLFPGYTLGIRMHGETIKELARDRFYRNLALLVALDIMILLGAWFLYRTVRREMELARMQSDFVSNVSHELRTPLSLIRMFGETLEMGRVPSEEKKQEYYSTIVRETERLTGLINNVLSFSRIESGNKAYHLTPVDINSVVTQVLASYQSQFDHLGYAAEKEFVHPLPDIMADSPAVAEALLNIIDNAMKYAGAEKWIKLRTGRTAQSVYVEVHDNGIGIAEQDQAKIFEKFYRVSTGLTHEVRGSGLGLTLVRHIMDAHHGEVTVESRPGMGSTFRLSFPIVT; encoded by the coding sequence GTGTTCAAGATCAATAGACAACACAATGTCCTAAGATCGCTTGCAGCGGTCCTTCTGCTTCTTGTCCTGCTCCCCGCCGTCTTCTTTACAGCGTACGAGGTCAGTTCCCTCTCACAGAGCGAGAAACTGGTCGAGCGCACATATCGCCAGCAGCTCGATGCAGCTCTCTTTTCGGTAAACCAGTACGCGTGGGATATAGCAGATGGATGGGCACGGGAGATCAATCGAATCCTGTGGCCTGGCCGTGCTCCAGCCACGCCCCCATCCGCAGCGGATTTCACGTCATTTCTCTCATCCAGCAGCGGGATTCGAGCGCTGTTCCTTGTGGACAGTGCTGGGAGAGCGGTGACGCTTTCGGCTTCAAGACACGAGGACACTACCTCAACGGTAGTGAACAAGGCCGATGTCCTGAAATTGATACGGTCAGAGCAATCCCGCATCACTCGACTTAGCCGCCTTGAAGAAACCGGATACAGAAAAATCGAAGGCGTTTCAGTGGAAAACACGAGGGGTGAACAACATACCGGCCTCTTGTTCATTGCACGTGCTCCGGCGAACGTGAGGGAGATCGTCATCATCATTCTTGACCCCGAGCTGTTCGTCCGGAATTCTCTGCGACAAAAACTCGATGAGACCGCTGGCACCGAGTTCATCCTCTCGGTGGTGCGTAATTCAGATGGTCAACAAGTATATGCAACAGAGTCGCTCTATCCCGGGGATGAGCGCCAGACAAAAGAACTCTGGCTGTTCCCCGGTTACACGCTCGGAATCCGGATGCACGGGGAAACCATCAAAGAACTCGCCCGGGACAGATTTTATCGCAACCTGGCCCTTCTCGTTGCTCTTGACATCATGATTCTGCTCGGTGCCTGGTTCCTCTACCGCACAGTGCGACGCGAAATGGAGCTGGCCCGAATGCAGTCCGATTTCGTCTCGAATGTCTCCCACGAGCTTCGCACGCCACTCTCTCTCATTCGCATGTTCGGGGAAACACTCGAAATGGGTCGCGTGCCAAGCGAGGAGAAGAAACAGGAGTACTACTCGACGATCGTTCGGGAGACCGAACGCCTTACAGGGCTGATCAACAACGTGCTCAGCTTCTCACGGATAGAGTCGGGAAACAAAGCCTATCACCTCACACCCGTCGACATCAACTCCGTCGTCACGCAGGTCCTGGCGTCCTACCAGTCTCAATTCGATCACTTGGGATACGCGGCCGAGAAAGAGTTCGTCCATCCGCTGCCGGACATCATGGCGGACAGTCCGGCAGTCGCTGAGGCCTTACTGAACATCATCGACAACGCGATGAAATATGCCGGCGCGGAGAAATGGATCAAACTACGCACCGGGAGAACGGCACAGAGTGTCTATGTCGAAGTTCACGATAACGGTATCGGCATCGCGGAACAAGATCAAGCGAAAATATTCGAGAAATTCTATCGTGTCTCGACCGGACTGACACATGAAGTGCGGGGCAGCGGGCTTGGGCTGACCCTGGTCCGACACATCATGGATGCGCACCATGGCGAAGTCACTGTTGAAAGCCGCCCCGGGATGGGAAGCACATTCAGGCTCTCCTTCCCCATCGTCACATAG
- a CDS encoding beta galactosidase jelly roll domain-containing protein, translated as MLTRTLTVVLCLTGSLAQSPGQALELRQVLDLSGRWKFELGDNAEWSKYECDDSEWDVIRAPSPWEEQGYPGYNGYAWYRKHFKVSSRFHDRPLYLRLGHIDDAGEIYLNGKMIGYVGIFPPSFYSGYGIDFRCPVPQDYLFDDGDNVIAVRVYDYKQAGGLTHGNVGFYQSLNSPEPGLDLSGQWKFKVGDSKAWAESSFDDSRWQILKAPLIWDAQGYKDHDGYAWYRMKFNVPQELAGKRLILLMGKIDDCDETYLNGQLIGKTGDMNHRIGKGEMTKDYQQLRVYTVPPSVLLQGKENTIAVRVLDVWMHGGIYEGPIGLIEKSRYTYPTRRTNTFWDSIRDFLDNL; from the coding sequence ATGCTGACCAGAACTCTTACAGTAGTGTTGTGCCTGACCGGATCCCTGGCACAATCCCCAGGCCAGGCATTGGAGCTGAGACAAGTGCTTGATTTGAGCGGACGTTGGAAATTCGAGCTTGGAGACAACGCAGAGTGGTCCAAATATGAATGTGATGATTCAGAGTGGGATGTGATCCGGGCTCCCTCACCATGGGAGGAGCAGGGGTACCCGGGCTATAATGGATACGCCTGGTACAGGAAGCATTTCAAAGTGAGCAGCCGCTTTCATGACCGACCATTGTATCTGCGGCTGGGTCACATCGACGACGCCGGTGAGATCTATCTGAACGGGAAGATGATCGGTTATGTGGGAATCTTCCCCCCCAGCTTCTATAGCGGTTACGGAATCGATTTCCGATGCCCGGTTCCACAGGATTATTTATTCGACGACGGAGACAATGTTATAGCTGTTCGGGTGTACGACTACAAGCAAGCCGGGGGATTAACACATGGCAACGTAGGATTCTATCAGTCATTGAATTCTCCTGAGCCGGGCCTCGATCTGTCGGGTCAGTGGAAATTCAAAGTCGGCGACAGCAAGGCCTGGGCTGAGAGTTCATTCGATGATTCACGATGGCAGATTCTGAAGGCGCCTCTTATCTGGGACGCTCAGGGCTACAAGGACCATGACGGGTATGCATGGTACAGAATGAAATTCAACGTGCCTCAGGAACTCGCGGGTAAGCGACTCATTCTGCTGATGGGAAAAATCGATGACTGTGATGAAACGTACTTGAACGGCCAGCTCATTGGAAAAACGGGCGATATGAACCATCGGATAGGCAAAGGTGAGATGACGAAAGACTATCAGCAATTGCGTGTATACACGGTTCCTCCCTCCGTGCTGCTCCAGGGTAAAGAAAACACGATCGCTGTAAGAGTCCTTGACGTTTGGATGCACGGCGGTATCTATGAAGGACCGATCGGGCTCATCGAAAAGAGCCGCTACACCTATCCGACTCGGCGCACGAACACGTTTTGGGATTCAATCCGCGATTTTCTTGATAACCTCTGA
- a CDS encoding GtrA family protein, which produces MSDTGSKDSNVGLFSILKRSVLSPRLIKFGVVGASGVLVNVGCLYLLTEFARIPYFIASLIAIELSIISNFTINILWTWRDRSEKGTLSTKLVRYHIGAGATAFLGNYLILVALTEFFGMHYMISNLIGIAVGTFSNYLINDLWTFKKKQ; this is translated from the coding sequence ATGAGTGACACTGGCAGCAAGGACTCCAACGTCGGTCTCTTCTCGATTCTGAAAAGAAGCGTTCTTAGCCCCCGGCTGATAAAATTCGGTGTTGTTGGCGCCAGCGGCGTTCTCGTCAATGTCGGATGTCTCTATCTTCTCACAGAATTTGCACGAATCCCGTATTTTATTGCCAGCCTCATCGCAATCGAACTGTCGATCATCTCCAACTTCACGATTAATATCCTCTGGACATGGCGCGACAGGTCGGAGAAGGGTACGCTGTCCACAAAGCTCGTTCGCTATCATATCGGCGCGGGAGCGACGGCCTTCCTTGGCAACTACCTGATTCTGGTGGCATTGACCGAGTTTTTCGGGATGCACTATATGATCTCGAACCTCATCGGAATCGCAGTGGGGACCTTTTCCAACTATCTCATCAACGACCTCTGGACGTTCAAGAAGAAGCAGTGA
- the msrB gene encoding peptide-methionine (R)-S-oxide reductase MsrB has protein sequence MTTSRDSSFFESTLHDTYTKGTPKVVKSDAEWRKILTPEQYHIAREQGTERPFCGLLNDEKRPGIYSCICCGLPLFSSDSKFHSGTGWPSFFQPVRKDHISEITDKSWGMVRTEINCARCDAHLGHVFDDGPRPTGLRYCLNSDSLHFTEVKR, from the coding sequence ATGACGACATCGCGTGATAGCTCTTTCTTTGAGTCAACACTTCACGACACCTATACCAAAGGCACGCCCAAAGTAGTGAAGAGCGATGCCGAATGGAGAAAAATACTCACGCCGGAACAATATCATATCGCTCGTGAACAGGGAACGGAGCGTCCGTTCTGTGGATTGTTGAATGATGAGAAACGACCGGGTATCTATTCCTGCATCTGTTGCGGACTCCCGCTCTTCTCTTCCGATTCCAAATTCCATTCCGGAACTGGCTGGCCGAGTTTCTTTCAGCCGGTGCGAAAAGACCATATCTCTGAAATCACCGACAAAAGCTGGGGGATGGTGCGGACGGAAATCAACTGCGCTCGTTGCGACGCGCACCTTGGGCATGTGTTTGATGACGGGCCGAGACCTACTGGACTGCGGTACTGTCTGAACTCAGATTCACTGCATTTCACTGAGGTGAAGAGGTAG
- a CDS encoding glycosyltransferase family 39 protein codes for MIESVKRLWNERPMAAIVLIAIVPRLVAAVFSKGYGMHDDHFGPIEQPFIIMNYLTYWTGRVIPHGHSILYPSIHYALFNLLEAIGVFDPQAKMFVVRLLHALYSLLVVVFGYKIAEAVSTRETAKKAGLILALFWVLPYLSVRNLIEVVCIPPLMAGFYYSLRSRENLRNAFTAGLWFALAFAFRYQTLLITGTVGLAFLFKKEYRQMMWCAVGFVLAACVIQGSLDIFAWGYPFASFIEYVRYNASHAEDYTTGPWYNYLLLVIGALLPPMSVLFLYGFLKNWRQTLLVVAPVLVFFILHSYFPNKQERFILPVVPAILLLGVIGWEDQVKRSPFWSRHPAGLRRLWISFWATNLVLLIPFSVFYGKKSRVEAMYALYGKPVTGLLLVGGRVGTSQPPFFYSGHYPVTFYEINDEARLAEVKTELAQPSSPISQVIFYGTEDLDARIRRIETTLALKLMFEKRNDPSFLDWVFYRLNPAHNKNEITMVYEVVR; via the coding sequence ATGATCGAATCCGTGAAACGCCTCTGGAACGAACGGCCCATGGCGGCAATCGTCCTGATTGCGATCGTCCCGCGCCTCGTCGCAGCCGTGTTCTCTAAAGGTTACGGCATGCACGATGATCATTTCGGCCCCATCGAGCAGCCGTTCATCATCATGAACTATCTGACCTACTGGACTGGGCGCGTCATCCCGCACGGTCACAGCATCCTGTATCCATCAATCCATTACGCGCTCTTCAATCTCCTGGAAGCAATCGGGGTCTTCGATCCCCAGGCGAAGATGTTCGTTGTCCGATTGCTCCACGCGCTCTATTCGCTCCTCGTTGTGGTATTCGGCTACAAGATTGCGGAAGCCGTCAGCACAAGGGAAACGGCGAAGAAGGCAGGGCTCATCCTCGCGTTGTTCTGGGTGCTGCCATATCTGAGTGTCCGGAATCTCATCGAAGTTGTCTGTATCCCTCCGCTGATGGCGGGATTCTACTATTCCCTCAGGTCCCGTGAAAACCTCCGCAATGCGTTCACGGCGGGTTTGTGGTTTGCTCTCGCCTTCGCGTTTCGCTATCAGACCCTCCTGATCACCGGAACCGTGGGACTTGCGTTCCTTTTCAAGAAGGAATACAGGCAGATGATGTGGTGTGCCGTCGGATTTGTCCTCGCCGCGTGTGTCATACAGGGAAGTCTCGATATCTTTGCCTGGGGATATCCGTTTGCGTCCTTTATCGAATACGTGCGGTACAACGCTTCACACGCGGAGGATTACACGACTGGCCCTTGGTACAACTACCTGCTCCTGGTGATCGGGGCGCTGCTCCCGCCGATGAGTGTTCTCTTCCTGTACGGCTTTCTGAAGAACTGGCGCCAGACTCTCCTGGTCGTGGCGCCTGTGCTCGTGTTCTTCATCCTGCATTCGTACTTTCCGAACAAGCAAGAGCGTTTCATTCTCCCCGTCGTTCCCGCAATTCTTCTCCTCGGTGTCATCGGGTGGGAAGACCAAGTCAAAAGATCACCCTTCTGGTCGCGCCACCCGGCAGGCCTGCGGCGTCTCTGGATCTCGTTTTGGGCAACTAATCTGGTCCTCCTCATTCCATTCTCCGTCTTCTACGGCAAGAAATCCAGAGTCGAGGCGATGTACGCTCTGTACGGGAAACCGGTGACCGGGCTGCTCCTCGTGGGGGGCAGGGTCGGCACTTCGCAGCCCCCGTTCTTCTACTCCGGTCATTATCCGGTCACGTTCTACGAGATCAACGACGAAGCCCGCCTTGCAGAAGTGAAGACTGAGCTTGCCCAACCCTCCTCACCAATCAGTCAGGTCATTTTCTACGGGACCGAAGACCTGGACGCACGCATCCGGCGCATCGAAACAACCCTCGCGTTGAAGTTGATGTTCGAAAAGCGCAACGATCCGAGCTTTCTGGACTGGGTTTTTTACCGATTGAACCCGGCGCATAATAAGAATGAGATTACGATGGTGTATGAGGTTGTGAGATGA